In a genomic window of Cerasicoccus sp. TK19100:
- a CDS encoding lamin tail domain-containing protein, with the protein MKKTALILSAGALLALNANAAIIITGVMDGDLTGGEPKAIELYNTGASSFDLSALTLEFYANSSTTITTSSALSGTIPAGGFFYLLGTGDTPEFQSLFGTSGDFANTAEFSAVNSNGDDTYQLVDGLSTVLSSYGELGVDGTGTAWDFVDSYAYRISNNTDTGAFDVNDFTYAGASALNDLDASQQGAAVPFGTFTAVPEPQTYAAIAGLMVLGLAVYRRRK; encoded by the coding sequence ATGAAAAAGACTGCACTCATTCTCTCCGCTGGCGCACTGCTGGCGCTTAACGCTAACGCGGCCATCATCATTACTGGCGTAATGGACGGCGATCTCACCGGCGGCGAACCCAAAGCTATTGAGCTTTACAACACCGGCGCGAGTTCCTTTGACCTGTCGGCTCTTACTTTGGAGTTCTATGCAAACAGTTCTACAACCATTACCACTTCTTCGGCACTCTCCGGCACCATCCCAGCTGGTGGATTTTTCTACCTGCTAGGAACTGGCGACACTCCCGAATTCCAGTCACTGTTCGGCACTTCAGGTGATTTTGCGAATACCGCAGAATTTAGCGCTGTAAACAGCAATGGAGACGACACATATCAGCTTGTTGATGGCCTATCCACAGTATTGAGCAGCTACGGCGAATTAGGTGTGGATGGAACAGGCACTGCATGGGATTTCGTCGATTCTTACGCATACCGCATCAGCAACAACACCGACACGGGCGCATTCGACGTCAATGACTTTACCTACGCAGGGGCTAGCGCGCTCAATGATCTCGACGCTTCCCAGCAAGGCGCTGCCGTTCCTTTCGGCACCTTCACCGCCGTTCCCGAACCGCAAACCTACGCCGCAATCGCAGGCCTGATGGTTCTCGGTTTGGCCGTTTACCGCCGCCGTAAGTAA
- a CDS encoding O-antigen ligase family protein, with amino-acid sequence MGSKPKRRKYAAIHTSKGSLPDKPVGSDLAAAQPAPATPLKHFLTVIGLFALVLLSGGRYLWVEGSFVALIGLLLVACPPLVSLDKKMDWIVLGIVAVACFSFVPSGILTFLPDLFFGRASWWKEINQSGAELPVTMSTQPLKSLEALLLLIAVLSYVYLLANARFQIQDRTRLLLTFVIMGGVLAGVVVYGDSTGLQYFNTDRAASFSFFDNRNQTSILMVMIGVISLGLAYYCFAQNKIVGLICGLAFLSATLAISVSLSRAGMLLFVLGCGVWVILRFTVFGGQGAVKFVVPLVAFSFSMMLITGQQTLSRFNTWLGEENSMFEDFRWGIYRDSLAMVANQPATGVGLGNFAAVFPHYRNESLSPEPIIHPESDWMWLASEMGVLGFSLFAMLIVFMYWMLLEFGEDRLASVRTAAVVAASVFLVHTFFDVSGHQLGVVLIAIWLFRMGFPYLLKSPSCLIPVWVWRGVGVVLVLSGSVWITADLTGLMLHSSVVKRELPDRVTAAMEAGSSAEIGEDIETGLTFLPMDWELYLQRGQYNLYLQNDTAAARKDFQIARTIEPNLVAPSFYEGQVWLPRSTHYAYEAWKDALTRQSQNPGELHHRIILASRQNPRFSRDLDRLSQLDPMFRTNYLLSLMPDEFLLTLSAELKRDPKLSFYTPAQRASIMNMWLERGDAGQLIRFLEANPDAAPNSWYYRASALGRMGNYPAAIELAKQFAPVPQIPAMESLTVRDVGEQRAIFASRPNDVVRGGILLQTQLNQNDTDGARWTIEQLLKMEKPPPYAYYYQGELSRLNKDYKEAWAGWKRYLEEVIERKIKLKSSEASMFEGIDDTDENPLLRELADPFQRK; translated from the coding sequence ATGGGATCGAAACCCAAACGTAGGAAATACGCTGCCATCCACACCAGTAAGGGGTCGCTTCCGGATAAGCCGGTGGGGTCGGATCTTGCGGCAGCGCAGCCTGCACCGGCGACTCCGCTGAAGCACTTTCTGACCGTTATTGGCCTGTTTGCCTTGGTGCTGCTAAGTGGTGGCCGCTACCTATGGGTGGAGGGAAGCTTCGTGGCGCTGATTGGGCTATTGCTGGTGGCTTGTCCGCCCTTGGTCAGCCTGGACAAGAAGATGGATTGGATTGTCCTGGGTATCGTCGCGGTGGCCTGCTTTTCCTTCGTCCCGTCCGGTATTTTGACTTTCTTGCCGGATCTCTTTTTCGGCCGCGCTTCGTGGTGGAAGGAAATCAACCAGTCAGGGGCGGAGTTGCCGGTAACGATGTCCACCCAGCCGCTAAAGTCGCTGGAGGCGTTACTGTTGCTCATTGCCGTGCTGAGTTATGTTTATCTGCTGGCCAATGCGCGTTTTCAAATCCAGGACCGCACGCGACTGTTGCTGACCTTTGTCATCATGGGCGGCGTTCTGGCCGGCGTGGTGGTTTACGGCGACAGCACTGGGCTGCAATATTTTAACACTGATCGTGCGGCGAGCTTTAGCTTCTTTGATAATCGTAACCAGACCTCGATTCTGATGGTGATGATCGGCGTGATCTCGCTTGGGCTGGCCTACTATTGCTTTGCCCAAAATAAGATCGTGGGGCTGATTTGCGGGTTGGCTTTCCTGAGCGCGACGCTGGCGATATCGGTCAGCCTCTCACGTGCGGGCATGCTGCTGTTCGTTCTGGGCTGCGGGGTGTGGGTCATCCTTCGGTTTACCGTGTTCGGCGGGCAGGGTGCGGTGAAGTTTGTCGTCCCGCTGGTGGCTTTTAGCTTCAGCATGATGTTGATCACCGGTCAGCAGACGCTGTCGCGTTTTAATACCTGGTTGGGTGAAGAAAACAGCATGTTCGAAGACTTTCGCTGGGGCATTTACCGAGATAGCTTGGCGATGGTGGCGAATCAACCGGCAACGGGTGTCGGCTTGGGTAATTTCGCCGCCGTTTTCCCTCATTACCGAAATGAATCGCTGTCTCCCGAGCCGATCATTCACCCTGAAAGTGACTGGATGTGGTTGGCCTCAGAGATGGGGGTGCTCGGATTCTCGCTCTTTGCGATGTTGATCGTCTTCATGTATTGGATGTTGCTGGAGTTCGGGGAAGACCGCTTGGCCTCAGTGCGAACGGCTGCGGTAGTGGCCGCTTCGGTATTTTTGGTCCACACATTTTTTGATGTCTCCGGGCACCAGTTGGGCGTCGTGCTGATCGCGATCTGGCTGTTCCGAATGGGGTTCCCTTATCTGCTCAAAAGCCCGAGCTGCCTGATCCCTGTATGGGTATGGCGTGGAGTGGGTGTGGTGCTGGTCTTGTCGGGGTCGGTTTGGATTACGGCAGATTTGACCGGGCTCATGTTGCATTCCTCCGTGGTTAAGCGGGAGTTGCCTGACCGGGTTACCGCCGCGATGGAGGCCGGGAGCAGCGCCGAGATCGGTGAGGACATTGAGACGGGGCTGACCTTCCTGCCGATGGACTGGGAGCTCTACCTCCAGCGTGGACAATACAACCTCTACCTGCAAAACGACACGGCCGCTGCGCGCAAGGACTTCCAGATCGCGCGAACTATCGAGCCAAACCTCGTGGCACCCTCGTTTTATGAAGGGCAGGTGTGGCTGCCACGCAGCACCCATTACGCTTATGAGGCTTGGAAAGACGCGCTAACCCGGCAGTCGCAGAATCCTGGTGAGCTGCACCATCGCATCATCCTGGCCTCGCGCCAGAACCCGCGTTTTTCGCGTGATCTTGACCGGCTTAGCCAGCTAGATCCGATGTTCCGGACGAATTACCTGCTCAGCCTCATGCCAGACGAATTCTTGCTGACGCTGAGCGCGGAGCTAAAGCGTGACCCTAAGTTGTCATTTTATACTCCCGCCCAGCGCGCTTCGATCATGAACATGTGGCTGGAGCGTGGTGACGCCGGGCAGCTGATCCGCTTTTTGGAAGCCAACCCCGATGCCGCGCCTAACTCTTGGTATTATCGGGCCAGCGCTTTGGGCCGCATGGGGAATTATCCAGCCGCAATTGAGCTGGCCAAGCAATTTGCCCCGGTGCCTCAGATCCCGGCCATGGAGTCGCTGACCGTGCGTGACGTAGGTGAGCAGCGGGCGATATTCGCCTCGCGCCCCAATGATGTCGTGCGCGGCGGCATTCTTCTGCAAACGCAGTTGAATCAAAATGACACCGATGGCGCGCGATGGACCATTGAACAGCTCCTGAAGATGGAGAAGCCGCCGCCCTATGCCTACTACTACCAGGGTGAGCTAAGCCGCCTGAACAAGGATTACAAGGAAGCCTGGGCTGGCTGGAAGCGATACCTGGAAGAGGTCATCGAGCGCAAAATCAAGCTGAAGTCCTCAGAGGCTTCCATGTTTGAAGGAATCGATGATACCGACGAAAACCCGCTCTTGCGAGAACTCGCGGACCCATTTCAGCGCAAATAG